One stretch of Maylandia zebra isolate NMK-2024a linkage group LG13, Mzebra_GT3a, whole genome shotgun sequence DNA includes these proteins:
- the pik3ap1 gene encoding phosphoinositide 3-kinase adapter protein 1 → MGEPISSTESAHPESFSRYELLILHTTEAQEWASYLHQILKSSRKFHKRSILLYAISTADELHGYNFEYFQSCKSIVLLLTGVFLDILCDHELQEALQRILYPPHRVVAFLCGVSEDELLTKIFQDWPSWRKLYAEDEPGVYVSTILEALANSRKVELERESEVPVALDDVYVLPVLDENPSTDETEDVVTKEYEENVPKDEEPANAVISASQEITSPTHITCLTVQPNRVLCGKQETLFIIFKKKIDDQSDPEVEFSSENVPAKRVPGTVENEYTISVTAPDMHAGIVSLTMYTGQSSVSLTPVTYYTSMGEVSRYLENATDPVNFISQAFNITANATESLDSMLSDSLKSKIPSTGLQLFGIRQIEEDNMSAYQRNEELPTLLHFAAKYGLKKLTTVLLQCPGALQAYSVMNKNGDYPNTLAEKSGFNDLRQFMDEFVETADLLKSHFEDTINTDESAEVYELMSTNSQDIMMKYSGCSEDIYESMLGINPECAEDFYEVMTAVDENPEEAMLRKFFQAKPNATEVKKDNEPLQSEEEEKVDHNSLDEIEEEEDPYNLCPEDIYDTVDANSTYNPVVLNRPPAPIPRPELNTELEKSTTYISRVFSDKGTSENKAKDMGYHAARPVVEAPTPAYDPYAGMKTPGQRQLISLQERVKVGEITVDEAVQEFKAWQVDHERRANSIRYQQKNLETLRNSITRRHKEREKTGKELEYEISAPLQRNSFWGTGVTLECAVYESTPRATAQPPPVAQVIQRGSWKTGSTSSTSSTESNRLSTHSTFSYSSGTEPDEDSIESFPPPPRPPRPGSAAPSIPPPRIPPRNPERVTEMVHERYISCPTRILPQRPSYRPTDSAPPVPRRHR, encoded by the exons ATGGGAGAACCCATCTCAAGCACTGAATCAG CACATCCTGAATCCTTCTCAAGATATGAGCTGTTAATTCTGCACACCACTGAGGCACAGGAATGGGCGTCATATTTGCACCAGATTTTGAAAAGTTCTCGCAAATTCCACAAAAGATCAATTTTGCTATATGCAATCAGCACAGCCGATGAGCTCCACGGATATAATTTTGAATATTTCCAAAGCTGCAAGAGCATCGTGCTGCTCCTCACAGGGGTTTTCCTTGACATCCTCTGTGACCACGAACTACAGGAGGCACTTCAGAGAATTCTCTATCCTCCTCACCGAGTGGTGGCCTTTTTATGTGGTGTGTCTGAGGACGAACTATTGACAAAGATTTTCCAAGACTGGCCAAGCTGGAGGAAGCTCTACGCAGAGGATGAGCCTGGTGTTTATGTTTCTACCATTTTGGAAGCATTAGCCAACA gcAGAAAAGTGGAGCTTGAACGTGAGAGTGAAGTTCCTGTAGCCCTAGACGATGTGTACGTCTTACCAGTTTTAGATGAAAATCCTAGCACTGATGAAACAGAGGATGTGGTGACAAAAGAGTATGAAGAAAATGTCCCGAAGGATGAAGAGCCTGCGAACGCAGTAATATCAGCAAGTCAGGAAATAACTTCACCCACGCACATCACCTGTCTCACTGTGCAACCAAACAGAGTTCTGTGCGGG aaacaggagacactttttatcattttcaaaaagaaaatagaTGATCAGTCGGATCCAGAGGTGGagttttcatctgaaaatgtaCCTGCAAAAAGGGTGCCAGGCACCGTGGAGAATGAATACACCATAAGTGTTACTGCACCTG atATGCATGCTGGAATTGTGTCCCTCACTATGTACACTGGCCAGTCGTCTGTCAGCCTGACTCCTGTTACGTATTACACCAGCATGGGTGAAGTCAGTCGGTATCTTGAAAATGCTACAGATCCTGTTAACTTCATCAGCCAG GCATTCAACATAACAGCCAATGCAACAGAATCACTGGACAGCATGTTGTCCGACTCTTTAAAATCCAAGATCCCTTCAACTggtcttcagctgtttggaatcAGACAGATTGAGGAAGACAATATGTCAGCAT ATCAGCGGAATGAGGAGCTTCCTACTTTACTCCACTTTGCAGCCAAGTATGGCCTGAAGAAGCTGACCACCGTTCTGCTTCAGTGTCCTGGAGCTTTGCAGGCTTACAGTGTGATGAACAAGAATGGAGACTACCCAAACACGCTTGCAGAGAAGAGTGGTTTTAATGATCTCAGGCAGTTCATGGATGAATTTGTT GAGACTGCAGACTTGCTCAAGTCTCACTTTGAGGACACTATCAACACAGACGAGAGTGCAGAGGTATATGAGTTGATGTCCACTAATTCTCAAGATATCATGATGAAATACTCGGGTTGCTCAGAGGATATATATGAGTCGATGCTGGGGATCAACCCTGAATGTGCAGAGGATTTTT ATGAGGTGATGACTGCAGTAGATGAGAACCCTGAGGAAGCTATGCTTCGGAAGTTCTTTCAAG CAAAACCAAATGCCACTGAAGTCAAGAAGGACAATGAACCTCTTCAAagtgaggaagaggaaaaaGTTGATCATAATAGCTTAGATGAAattgaggaagaggaagacCCATACAACCTCTGTCCAGAGGATATCTACGATACTGTGGATGCAAATAGTACTTACAACCCAGTAGTCCTGAACCGTCCACCAGCCCCTATCCCCAGGCCTGAGCTTAACACTGAGCTTGAAAAGTCTACGACGTACATTTCTAGAG TATTTTCAGATAAAGGTACATCTGAGAATAAAGCAAAGGACATGGGATATCATGCAG CTCGGCCTGTAGTGGAAGCCCCCACGCCTGCATATGATCCTTACGCTGGGATGAAGACCCCTGGGCAGAGGCAGCTCATATCTCTGCAAGAGAGGGTAAAAGTAGGAGAAATTACTGTGGACGAAGCAGTCCAAGAGTTTAAGGCTTGGCAGGTTGATCATGAGCGGAGGGCAAACTCCATACGCTATCAGCAG AAAAATCTGGAGACATTACGAAACAGCATCACCAGACGccataaagagagagagaagacagGAAAGGAACTTG AGTATGAGATAAGTGCACCCCTTCAGAGAAACTCATTCTGGGGCACTGGTGTCACATTAGAGTGTGCTGTGTATGAGTCGACACCCAGAGCGACGGCTCAGCCTCCTCCTGTGGCTCAGGTTATCCAGAGAGGCAGCTGGAAGACAGGTAGCACATCCAGCACATCGA GCACCGAAAGCAACAGACTCAGCACGCACAGCACCTTTAGCTACAGCAGCGGTACAGAACCTGACGAG GACTCAATAGAAAGTTTCCCTCCTCCACCACGACCGCCACGGCCAGGCAGTGCTGCACCTTCCATTCCTCCACCCAGGATTCCTCCACGGAACCCAGAAAG GGTGACAGAGATGGTCCATGAGCGTTACATATCCTGCCCGACACGAATACTTCCTCAAAGACCTTCTTACAGGCCAACTGACTCAGCACCTCCTGTACCTCGCAGACATCGATGA